One Phalacrocorax aristotelis chromosome Z, bGulAri2.1, whole genome shotgun sequence DNA window includes the following coding sequences:
- the NREP gene encoding neuronal regeneration-related protein, protein MVYQPRLTIWVSQKTFPTSQGDGGFPKGSLPISKEVNRKKKSEVEGACLVPVNGYGHHFTKINYLYSF, encoded by the exons GTTTATCAACCAAGGTTAACGATTTGGGTAAGCCAGAAAACCTTCCCAACCAGCCAAGGGGATGGGGGATTTCCAAAG GGAAGTCTCCCCATCTCAAAGGAAGTAAATCGCAAGAAGAAAAGTGAGGTGGAGGGGGCATGCCTGGTTCCAGTGAATGGCTATGGACACCATTTCACCAAAATCAATTACCTCTACTCTTTTTAA